The following nucleotide sequence is from Ipomoea triloba voucher KIOM201701018921 chloroplast, complete genome.
AATGGGCTCAAAAAAGGAAGGTGTTTTTCGGGGAGAGCCAAAAGGCAGTTCTGTTTCCCTTCCAAAAATTGTTAAAAAACAAACGTCATCACGAGAAGTTAGCGGTTTAGATGTGTGCCAAGGTTTCAGATGGAAAGGATATACAATCTTGATCTGAATACCTTGTGTCAACCAATTTTCCGGAAATTCTGTTTCGGATAACGGATTACCAGTATAAGTGCACCTAATATGCTTTTCTCTATTCCATTCCTCGAAATCTTCAGACCATTCAGGAATTTGCAATAATAGCATACGTCCAAGATTTTTACCGATTATCAATGAAGGTAATATAAGATTTTTTCTAAGACTTGATTGGGCTATTAAAATGCAACCCCTTAACATTTGGGTAATTTCAAAAGTATCCCAGGCTTCCCCTATCTCTAATCGCTTTTTTTCCTTTACTCGGTCGTTTTTCTTTTTAGATTCTCTTTTTGGTTTTTCTTCTCTTTTTGTTTGTTCGTCTGTAGACTCTAAAATCCTGAACCCTTTTCCCGCCGACCAATTTCTAAAAATTCGGTTCAGTTGAACCGGGCGGGGGATAGCAAAAGAAAAAAGTTTTTGTTTTTTTATCCTGTCAAAAAAAAGGGGGGAATGTGCATTTGCTTGAAACAGTTTCTCAATAACAATTTTACGCCTTTGAGTTCGCATAGAGCCTTTGATTAAGCCGTGCTTAAAATCGGGTTGGTGTGCATAACGCATCAAAACAAGCCCCTTCTCTTCATCTTCTTTAGCCTCTTCTTCTGGGGTTTTAGTCTTGGTTTCTTTATTCACAGTATCAGTCTCTTTGCTAGCATTAGGCTTCGTTTCTTTATTCACAGTATCAGTCTCTTTGCTAGCATTAGTCTTGGTTTCTTTATCAACAGTATCAGTCTCTTTGCTAGCATTAGTCTTGGTTTCTTTATCAACAGTATCAGTCTCTTTGCTAGCATTAGTCTTGGTTTCTTTATCAACAGTATCAGTCTCTTTGCTAGCATTAGTCTTGGTTTCTTTATCAACAGTATTAGTCTCTTTGCTAGCATTAGTCTTGGTTTCTTTATCAATAGTATCAGTCTCTTTGCTAGCATTAGGCTTCGTTTCTTTATCAATAGTATCAGTCTCTTTGCTAGCATTAGGCTTCGTTTCTTTATCAATAGTATCAGTCTCTTTGCTAGCATTAGGCTTCGTTTCTTTATCAATAGTATCAGTCTCTTTGCTAGCATTAGGCTTCGTTTCTTTATTCACAGTATCAGTCTCTTTGCTAGCATTAGTCTTCGTTTCTTTATCTGTAGCTTTAGTAGTAGTATGAGTCTCTGGAGGATCAAAAAGAAGATATTCACCTACCGCCCTTCTTGAACGAATTTCATGCTCTGCTGGCGGACTGTAGTGAAATGATAGTTGTTCCAATTCACTGATTAATTTGTATGACCATCGAGGGACTTTTTTACCTATTTTGTGTATTAGAATAGATGAAAACGCATCAATTTCTAAAATATCACCAATTTCTAAAGTATTCGTATTTTGGTCAAAATTTTCGTAATTGGAATTCGGGAGAAGAAGATCATGTAACCGATTTTGCTCACCTGTCTCTCTCGAATCTGCGATCAAAGTATTTTTTATGATGGAAGGCGGAAGCTCTTTTTTGATTTTTCCACGGTATGGCCCGTTTAAGAAAGGATCATACATTTGGGGTAAGTAGTATTCTTGTTTAGTCTTATCATCTTCTATACATAATCGAGTTCTTGTTTCAAGTATCTCCACTGCTTTTTGTTCCCGTTCTTTTTCCTGTTCTATTTCTCCATCTATTTTTTCTTTGTCTAGATGGTTAATTCTATTGAAAAAATCATTTTTCAGATGATTCATTTTTTTTTTGTTTCTAGAAACCCAAGCATTGTCCAATTGATTAGAAAGAGTTTTTTCTAGTAGGATATTTATTTTTCTTTTGATCACTTTAAAAAAAGTTGATAAACTCCTTGGATAGGTAAAAGATATTCTTTCTTTTCCATCACTTTGTTGTGTATCAAAAAAATATTGTGACATTTCATTTCTTATAGCTTGCTCAAGTCTATTATTTTGAATGTAGCGAAATGGGCGATACCATCGTCGATAATCAAAAAGCAATGGGCTAATGAGGCTTTTTCTTTCTTTTTCTTGTATTACACGTATTTCATTTTTTAGTACTTCGATTTTGCTTTTCGAATAACTGGTATTCGAATTCGAGTGGAATTCTTTGTCGGAATGTCCCCCTGTTCCCTGTTTTTTTTGTCTATCTTTTTTTTTTTTCAGATGATTCGCAAGTTTTCGTTGCTGTTCTATTTCTTCTATTTCTTGTTCTATTTTTTCCATTTCTTGTTCTATTTCTTCGTCTATTTTGTCATTTTCCTCTTCTTCATCTGTACCTTTCAAGATCAACGCGCGCTTTTCTATTTGTGAAAGGTTGCTCATTTTAGGAAGAAGAATGGGTGAGGGTATTCTGCCAAAAGAGTGGAGACTCATCATAAAAAAGAGAATCACAAAGAAAAAATGAAAATAGTCAGATCGAATGATCGATCTAATAGAACGATTTTTACCTATGTGTTTTCCTGCCAATTCAATACGTATGTGTTTTCCTGCCAATTCAAAAAATTCGCATACTAAAATTTGGCCAATGAACCAGGCAAAAAAAGAACTTGTTACGAATAACATCTTGTTGTTGGATCGAAACGTGTAAATGCTGACTAATCTCCTTGCCGCTGAACTTGGTAAAATGCAAGTGTTAAGCAACTGCTGTAAAATGAGATGATTTAGAAATATACAGCTGAGATTAGACATGGAATTTTGGTTAGCAAAAACGCGTTTCTGACTTTTCCAGAAGATCTGGAAAAAAAGATAGAAAAACCCGAGTGCAGTTATTGTACGAGGTCTAGTCAAAGCAATATGGAAAGGTTTATAATATATTGATATGAATAGTAAGATCTGCCCCATAATCAATCCAGTTTTTGCTACTATTCTCTTCTTGGTTTCTTCTTCCTCCTCAAAAACCAGAGTTCGGAGAAGTAATAAATGAGAGGTCTTGATAGAGAAAGCGCTCAAAAACCCATAATAAAGTCCAGCCGCAAGAACTGAATTTATTATTTTGTAATAAACCGAACGAAAAGGAAATTGATTCCTCATAGTGAGATACTCCTATATTTCAATAGTGTTGTGAAAAATATCGTGAAATTCAATATTTGTTCATATAAGTCACATATAAGTAATTAGATTTCTAAGATTTCTAAAAATTGAACTTTGAATAGTGAAATTCGATATTTGTTCATATAAGTAATTAGATTTCTAAGATTTCTAAAAATTGAACTTTGAATAGTGAAATTCGATATTTGTTCATATAAGTAATTAGATTTCTAAGATTTCTAAAAATTGAACTTTGAATAGTGAAATTTGGTAAAGGTAAATTTGATTCTATGATTTCTATTATTATATGATCTATTTATGATATTTTTTTCTATTGTCAATAGAAATCAATCTCAGTTCATCTAATTCAATAGAATTCTAATGAAATATCGAATCTACTGTTGTTCCTCAGTAGCTCAGTGGTAGAGCGGTCGGCTGTTAACCGATTGGTCGTAGGTTCGAATCCTACTTGGGGAGATTTGATTCATTCTGAATGAAAGAAATAAAGGGGCTCGCTTTGACCGTTAAGAGTAGCCGTTCTCTGTCTTTGTTGCTATTGCATTCTATCTCATCGTATCCCATTCTGTTCTGCGAGATTTGAAAATAACCATAAATACATATACACTACCTCGGTCTAGTTCCGGGATAATCCTTTGTTCCATAGCCCTGGGGCTATTTACAACTAGCCAATTCAGAATTATCAGATGCATCAAAGATGCAGTCATCGATTCTCCCGAGAGTTCCGAGCAAACATATTAATGACGAGGAAGGCTTTTTTGTTATGCTACTAATACTTGTACTTGCTCTGCTATTCTGCCCAAGCCTGGCTGAGGAAGAGTTACGGGGCGTCAAACAAAAAAATACGCTAAGTTGGCATACTGGTTGTAACGATTAACCTATTTATCATTCATGATAAATAATAAATAAAAAGAAAAGCCATTCCATTTCGACAAAAGACCACACCCAATTTGGTTCGCTATCCCGATCATGATTTTCCTACCCCCAGAGGGAAAGGTACTTCCCTTTTGGGCCGGTTGTGGGCGAGGAGGGATTCGAACCCCCGACACCGTGGTTCGTAGCCACGTGCTCTAATCCCCTGAGCTACAGGCCCCCCCGTCTCCACTGGATCTGTTCCCGTGAGTATCCTCAAAAAAGGAACCTTTCCTCTCCCCGGCCATTTCGGATGTGAAAGCGCGTTTATCTCTATAAGAACGGCGCGTTCCGAGGTGTGAAGTGGGAGAGAAGGGATGTCATAATTGGGGTTTTGAATAAGACGACCCCTTTCTTTTTCATTTTTTTCGTTTTCATATTGAAAAAGTAATAAGAATGAGAGGTCTTAAGCTTTTTATCATCCTGGCGTCGAGCTATTTTTCCGCAGGACCTCCCCTACAGTATCGTCACCGCAGTAGAGTTTAACCACCAAGTTCGGGATGGATTGGTGTGGTTCCTCTACGCCTAGGACACCAGAAGATCGAATCATGAACGAAGAAAGGCATGAGAGAAAAGCATATTGGCTAGTGATTGTGAGGCCCCAATTCTTGACTGGAGGGGACACCAAAGGCCTCTGCCCTTCCATCCCTTGGTAGAGAGGGAGAGCAGAGGTTTTGGTTTTTTATGTTGTCAAAGAGTTGAACAATGAAAATAGATGGCGAGTGCCTGATCGAATTGATCAGGTCATGTAGGAACAAGGTTCAAGTCTACCGGTCTGTTAGGATGCCTCAGCTGCATACATCACTGCACTTCCACTTGACACCTATCGTAATGATAAACGGCTCGTCTCGCCGTGACCTTCTCCTGAATTCTCAAAAAAAACTTCTGTCGCTCCATCCCCGCAGGGGCAGAGAACCCGTCGCTGTCTCGGCTGTGCTACCGGAGCTCTGGGGAAGTCGGAATAGGAGAGCACTCATCTTGGGGTGGGCTTACTACTTAGATGCTTTCAGCAGTTATCCGCTCCGCACTTGGCTACCCAGCGTTTACCGTGGGCACGATAACTGGTACACCAGAGGTGCGTCCTTCCCGGTCCTCTCGTACTAGGGAAAGGTCCTCTCAATGCTCTAACGCCCACACCGGATATGGACCGAACTGTCTCACGACGTTCTGAACCCAGCTCACGTACCGCTTTAATGGGCGAACAGCCCAACCCTTGGAACATACTACAGCCCCAGGTGGCGAAGAGCCGACATCGAGGTGCCAAACCTTCCCGTCGATGTGAGCTCTTGGGGAAGATCAGCCTGTTATCCCTAGAGTAACTTTTATCCGTTGAGCGACGGCCCTTCCACTCGGCACCGTCGGATCACTAAGGCCGACTTTCGTCCCTGCTCGACGGGTGGGTCTTGCAGTCAAGCTCCCTTCTGCCTTTGCACTCGAGGGCCAATCTCCGTCCGGCCCGAGGAAACCTTTGCACGCCTCCGTTACCTTTTGGGAGGCCTACGCCCCATAGAAACTGTCTACCTGAAACTGTCCCTTGGCCCGTAGGTCCTGGCACAAGGTTAGAATTCTAGCCCTTCCAGAGTGGTATCTCACTGATGGCTCGGGCCCCCCCGGAAGGAGGCCTTCTTCGCCTTCCACCTAAGCTGCGCAGGAAGGGCCCAAAGCCAATCCCAGGGAACAGTGAAGCTTCATAGGGTCTTTCTGTCCAGGTGCAGGTAGTCCGCATCTTCACAGACATGTCTATTTCACCGAGCCTCTCTCCGAGACAGTGCCCAGATCGTTACGCCTTTCGTGCGGGTCGGAACTTACCCGACAAGGAATTTCGCTACCTTAGGACCGTTATAGTTACGGCCGCCGTTCACCGGGGCTTCGGTCGCCGGCTCCCCTGTCATCAGGTCACCAACTTCCTTAACCTTCCGGCACTGGGCAGGCGTCAGCCCCCATACATGGTCTTACGACTTTGCGGAGACCTGTGTTTTTGGTAAACAGTCGCCCGGGCCTGGTCACTGCAACCCCCTTTGTGAGGAGGCACCCCTTCTCCCGAAGTTACGGGGCTATTTTGCCGAGTTCCTTAGAGAGAGTTGTCTCGCGCCCCTAGGTATTCTCTACCTACCCACCTGTGTCGGTTTCGGGTACAGGTACACTTTTGTGGTTGATCGTTCGAGCTTTTCCTGGAAGTATGGCATGGGTTACTTCAGCGCCGTAGCGCCTCGTACTCGAACATTGGCTCGAGGCATTTTCTCTACCCCTTCTTACCCTGAAAGGGCACCTTACGTTCTTGAACCGAAAACCATCTTTCGGCTAACCTAGCCTCCTCCGTCCCTCGGGACCCAACAAAGCAATAGTACAGGAATATTCACCTGTTGTCCATCGACTACGCCTTTCGGCCTGATCTTAGGCCCTGACTCACCCTCCGTGGACGAACCTTGCGGAGGAACCCTTAGGTTTTCGGGGCATTGGATTCTCACCAATGTTTGCGTTACTCAAGCCGACATTCTCGCTTCCGCTTCGTCCACC
It contains:
- the ycf1 gene encoding Ycf1, with the protein product MRNQFPFRSVYYKIINSVLAAGLYYGFLSAFSIKTSHLLLLRTLVFEEEEETKKRIVAKTGLIMGQILLFISIYYKPFHIALTRPRTITALGFFYLFFQIFWKSQKRVFANQNSMSNLSCIFLNHLILQQLLNTCILPSSAARRLVSIYTFRSNNKMLFVTSSFFAWFIGQILVCEFFELAGKHIRIELAGKHIGKNRSIRSIIRSDYFHFFFVILFFMMSLHSFGRIPSPILLPKMSNLSQIEKRALILKGTDEEEENDKIDEEIEQEMEKIEQEIEEIEQQRKLANHLKKKKDRQKKQGTGGHSDKEFHSNSNTSYSKSKIEVLKNEIRVIQEKERKSLISPLLFDYRRWYRPFRYIQNNRLEQAIRNEMSQYFFDTQQSDGKERISFTYPRSLSTFFKVIKRKINILLEKTLSNQLDNAWVSRNKKKMNHLKNDFFNRINHLDKEKIDGEIEQEKEREQKAVEILETRTRLCIEDDKTKQEYYLPQMYDPFLNGPYRGKIKKELPPSIIKNTLIADSRETGEQNRLHDLLLPNSNYENFDQNTNTLEIGDILEIDAFSSILIHKIGKKVPRWSYKLISELEQLSFHYSPPAEHEIRSRRAVGEYLLFDPPETHTTTKATDKETKTNASKETDTVNKETKPNASKETDTIDKETKPNASKETDTIDKETKPNASKETDTIDKETKPNASKETDTIDKETKTNASKETNTVDKETKTNASKETDTVDKETKTNASKETDTVDKETKTNASKETDTVDKETKTNASKETDTVNKETKPNASKETDTVNKETKTKTPEEEAKEDEEKGLVLMRYAHQPDFKHGLIKGSMRTQRRKIVIEKLFQANAHSPLFFDRIKKQKLFSFAIPRPVQLNRIFRNWSAGKGFRILESTDEQTKREEKPKRESKKKNDRVKEKKRLEIGEAWDTFEITQMLRGCILIAQSSLRKNLILPSLIIGKNLGRMLLLQIPEWSEDFEEWNREKHIRCTYTGNPLSETEFPENWLTQGIQIKIVYPFHLKPWHTSKPLTSRDDVCFLTIFGRETELPFGSPRKTPSFFEPILKELEKKIGKYEKVTAESVLKKIIIKLFKKVSKETRTTNQNLPFIEKDLSKGKPILLFRSREIGGMEKEKDSRISNQIINESFSQIQKIQIPDWTNSSLIETKMQDMTDRTSTIKNQIERITEEKKKVTLELDISTYKKSCRLELSKKIWQIVKLKNIICKFHYFRKFFIQRIYNDICLSTIHICQTNTQLFVESTKNLIEKYISKNETNKKIINKKTKNTIHFISNIKTYNSCKKNSEIFCDLSNLSQAYVFYKISQTGVVNLSKLRSVLQHHGTSFFLKTQMKDSFRTQGIFQSEVIHKKLQRSITSQWKNWLRGNYQYDLSQIIWSSLMSQKQKWRNRVNRYCRSQKKDLKKWNSCGKYQLSHYKKKKGPNSLSNQKDNFQKCYRYDLLSYKSINNENKGDSVFYRSIPQVTKRQAVSDNYNMSQNSLFAITGSIPINIFIGRIERVYIPYIEKNLNRKYFNWENIYFDLRKKVAIESWVAVNPSSNQKTRIGTNNFQLIDPIDKEEEEEINPSSNQKTPIGTNKDEIFYAIDKEEEEEINPEEEINPEEEINPSSNQKTPIGTNNDQLIDPIDKQEKDPFYIPINQNPEINQPNSPNSFFDWMGMNEQILNRPISNLELWFFPEFVRLFNVYKTKPWIIPSKLLLLNSNLSETDNKKKNIAENQNLEEEDSAKSDMKKGTKKSKTNSEKKSETDSEKKSETDSEKKSETDSEKKSETDSEKKSETDSEKKSETDSEKKSETDSEKKSLSTRELRELFMKKYFLLQLRWDQRNIGQNIRKNVRILALPKSSINLETMTLSCIERRKLQLNVMWNSKSNLSILKFFKNMGVAMDRLGLSVKNNGQFLMYQTIGISLVHKSKNKTNQQYRKQRIIRARENNHFDALVLENILSSRRRRELRILICFNSNNWNDVDTNSVFFNENGVKNCSHFWEERNLRDKEKNELIQFKFFLWPNYRLEDLACMNRYWFDTNNGSRFSILRIHMYLPLKIR